A single genomic interval of Daucus carota subsp. sativus chromosome 1, DH1 v3.0, whole genome shotgun sequence harbors:
- the LOC108222704 gene encoding phytochrome A1 — MSSSSHDQFSDMTKISPQAIQIVADANLDDYFDASGSSFDYASSAYATQQVLASRQTQDGDLKSAHRRYMQKGEMIQPFGCMLALDPRTLKVIAFSENAPEMLTMPSDDVSSLGGNIALHFGADLRTFFDAPGIVILHRAFSSKDPVHFNPILVRLKTSGRSFYAVVHAVAHAFIIDFEPVNTMEDPVSVAGPVNSYMLAQKGIKRLQCLPRGNMQKLCSAMVEEIFEITGYDRVMAYKFHEDEHGEVVAEITKPGLEPYLGLHYPATDIPQVARFLYMKNMVRMIYDCRAKLVKVVKDENLQLDVVLISSTLRGPHSCHQLYMQNMNSLASLVMAVVVNELGKEEFDTSSLPGWKGKKLWGLVVCHNTTPKYVSIFLRNACHLLAKVFAVHISEQTGLESLILENSIMHTQTLLCDKLLHETPLGIVSRCPNMMDLIKCDGAVLYYENKFYKMGVTPSDFKMYDILTWISVLHPDSAGFITDSLCGSVFPGHLSVSDGICGMAAVRISSKCVLFWFRNHTDAVLNWGGAKNEPGEIDDGSKMHPRSSFKAFKEVVKARSAPWKDIEISAIHSLQLALWNSLNHGENKVPSATAIQIKLQSLNVQGMQNQTLIARMLQLMEKAMVPILSVDPEGLVNGWNTKLGELTGLDTSAAIGENLLRLIEESSVDTVKRVLGLALQVPTIFSLSGKEAKNFRFIIKTYGHRTRYGPAILRVNVFAIRDLLGHVVHLCFVTNNITSENIIVDKFIRRETGYKAIMQNIRSLNPPIFGPDEFCNCVEWNQAMTELSGWGREEVVGKMLLGEVFGTRAPLCRLKNEEALVNLGIALKTARYCQESESISFGFFARSGRYIECLLRTNRRLNAEGEATGTFCFLQLASPKLMQVYQFQRMTDHTTDKTKETIAYFKQQVNSSVSGILYTGKMLEGIDLNEEHKKSLHKCQLQLSEILDHTDIDSMIDGYVKLQVSEFKLHEVFVASMSQVMRRIMEKNIRMVNDYADDIMSVKLYGDALRLQQVLADFMSTCVGLAPYGGQLGVSARLINNTNSEDSVQPAVNFELRITHDGCEIPEDLMKQMLGSGAKSEDGMSLFVSRKIWKVMNGDVGYSREDGRSVWIISAKFAGAVQSDI; from the exons ATGTCATCTTCTAGTCATGACCAGTTCTCCGACATGACAAAAATAAGTCCTCAGGCTATTCAAATAGTAGCAGATGCGAACCTAGATGATTACTTTGATGCATCTGGTAGTTCATTTGACTATGCAAGTTCAGCTTATGCTACGCAGCAAGTTCTTGCTAGTCGACAAACTCAAGACGGGGATCTAAAATCTGCTCACCGACGTTACATGCAAAAAGGTGAAATGATCCAGCCATTTGGTTGTATGTTAGCCCTGGATCCGAGAACATTGAAAGTGATTGCATTCagtgagaatgctcctgaaatGCTGACAATGCCTTCTGATGATGTTTCAAGTCTCGGTGGCAATATTGCTCTTCACTTTGGCGCGGATCTGAGAACCTTTTTTGATGCTCCTGGAATAGTTATCCTGCATAGAGCTTTCAGCTCTAAAGATCCCGTCCATTTTAATCCCATATTAGTCCGTTTGAAAACCTCTGGAAGAAGTTTTTATGCAGTGGTTCACGCAGTAGCACACGCTTTTATCATTGACTTTGAGCCGGTGAATACTATGGAAGACCCTGTAAGTGTTGCTGGGCCAGTTAATTCATATATGCTTGCACAGAAAGGAATTAAGAGGTTGCAGTGTTTGCCTAGAGGGAACATGCAAAAACTTTGTTCTGCGATGGTTGAAGAGATATTTGAAATCACCGGTTATGACAGGGTGATGGCCTATAAATTTCATGAAGATGAACATGGAGAAGTGGTAGCTGAGATCACGAAGCCAGGCCTTGAACCTTATCTGGGATTGCATTACCCCGCCACAGATATTCCTCAGGTAGCTCGCTTTCTCTACATGAAAAATATGGTCCGTATGATCTATGATTGTCGTGCAAAGCTTGTGAAGGTAGTGAAAGATGAAAATTTACAACTTGATGTCGTCTTGATTAGTTCAACTTTAAGGGGTCCTCACAGCTGCCATCAACTTTATATGCAAAACATGAATTCGCTTGCTTCTCTAGTAATGGCAGTTGTAGTCAATGAATTGGGTAAAGAAGAATTTGATACTTCTAGCTTACCAGGGTGGAAGGGCAAAAAACTTTGGGGACTAGTTGTGTGTCATAACACCACCCCGAAATATGTTTCCATATTCCTCCGAAATGCATGCCATTTGCTGGCAAAAGTTTTTGCAGTGCATATCAGCGAGCAGACAGGACTGGAAAGCCTTATTCTTGAAAATTCCATCATGCACACTCAAACTCTGTTGTGTGATAAGCTATTGCATGAAACTCCCCTTGGTATTGTGTCACGATGCCCAAATATGATGGATCTTATTAAATGTGATGGCGCAGTCTTATACTATGAAAATAAGTTTTATAAAATGGGAGTCACCCCGAGTGACTTTAAGATGTATGATATACTGACATGGATCAGCGTGCTTCATCCAGATTCTGCAGGTTTTATAACGGATAGCTTGTGTGGTTCAGTGTTCCCAGGGCATCTTTCTGTTTCGGATGGCATATGTGGGATGGCAGCAGTGAGGATATCTTCAAAATGTGTGCTTTTCTGGTTCAGAAATCACACTGATGCAGTTCTGAATTGGGGTGGTGCAAAGAATGAACCTGGTGAAATAGATGATGGCAGTAAAATGCATCCTCGGTCATCTTTTAAAGCTTTTAAGGAAGTTGTGAAAGCCAGAAGTGCACCTTGGAAGGACATTGAGATAAGTGCAATCCACTCCTTGCAACTTGCGTTATGGAACTCGTTAAACCATGGTGAAAACAAGGTTCCAAGTGCCACTGCAATCCAGATAAAACTTCAATCCTTAAACGTTCAAGGGATGCAAAATCAAACACTTATTGCCAGGATGCTCCAACTGATGGAGAAAGCGATGGTGCCAATATTGTCAGTAGATCCAGAAGGGCTGGTTAATGGATGGAACACAAAACTTGGTGAATTAACTGGTCTTGATACTAGTGCAGCCATAGGGGAAAATTTGCTCAGGCTCATAGAAGAAAGTTCAGTTGATACAGTGAAAAGGGTACTAGGGCTTGCGCTGCAAG TACCTACTATCTTTTCTCTGTCAGGGAAAGAAGCGAAAAATTTCCGGTTCATAATTAAAACCTATGGACACCGAACACGTTATGGTCCAGCTATCTTACGAGTAAATGTTTTCGCCATCAGAGATCTTCTTGGCCATGTTGTTCACTTGTGCTTTGTGACAAATAATATAACAAGTGAAAACATTATTGTAGACAAATTTATTAGAAGAGAAACTGGCTATAAAGCTATTATGCAAAATATAAGGTCATTGAACCCCCCAATATTTGGCCCAGATGAATTTTGTAATTGTGTTGAGTGGAACCAAGCTATGACAGAGTTATCAGGATGGGGTAGAGAAGAGGTTGTAGGCAAGATGCTTCTGGGGGAGGTTTTCGGGACCCGTGCACCATTGTGCAGGCTCaaaaatgaagaggctttggtGAATCTTGGTATTGCACTCAAAACTGCTCGCTATTGTCAAGAATCTGAAAGTATTAGCTTTGGATTTTTTGCACGGAGTGGAAGGTATATAGAATGTCTGCTCCGCACAAATAGAAGGTTGAATGCAgagggtgaagctactggtaccTTTTGCTTCTTGCAGCTAGCAAGTCCAAAGTTGATGCAGGTGTATCAATTTCAACGGATGACAGATCACACAACAGACAAAACAAAGGAAACAATAGCTTATTTTAAGCAGCAAGTAAACAGTTCTGTATCAGGGATTTTATATACCGGGAAGATGTTGGAAGGAATCGATTTGAATGAAGAGCACAAAAAAAGTCTTCATAAATGCCAGCTTCAGCTTAGCGAAATTCTTGATCACACAGATATTGATAGCATGATTGACGG GTACGTAAAGCTACAAGTGTCAGAGTTCAAACTCCATGAAGTGTTTGTGGCCTCTATGAGTCAAGTTATGAGGAGAATCATGGAAAAGAACATTCGTATGGTTAATGATTATGCGGATGATATAATGTCTGTGAAATTATATGGAGACGCACTGCGGCTCCAACAAGTCCTTGCAGATTTCATGTCAACCTGTGTTGGCCTTGCACCCTACGGTGGGCAACTAGGCGTGTCAGCTCGTTTGATCAACAATACTAATTCAGAGGACTCTGTTCAACCTGCAGTGAATTTCGAGCTCAg AATAACACATGATGGATGCGAGATACCAGAAGACTTGATGAAGCAGATGTTGGGAAGTGGTGCTAAATCTGAGGATGGCATGAGCCTGTTTGTTAGCAGAAAGATATGGAAAGTCATGAACGGAGATGTTGGATACTCGAGAGAGGATGGTAGATCTGTGTGGATCATATCTGCCAAATTTGCGGGAGCTGTCCAGTCTGATATATGA
- the LOC108193870 gene encoding uncharacterized protein LOC108193870, translating to MEMAGAEESKAHHNQINDVHHSRKPKSKTRPICICLALTGLILLLIIIIIVILAFTVFKPKRPTTTINSLTLQAFNFKLNPLPLEIHLNVTLDVNILVKNPNKVAFRYTNTSASLKFKDQVIGNVPIPPGKIKRDGSTPLNLTLTVMADRLLADPDLYSVLLGSGSLPLSTSTRIKGRVRILKLFNVHVVSDSACDLKISVQSRSIEQQTCQYKTKV from the coding sequence ATGGAAATGGCAGGAGCAGAAGAATCCAAAGCTCACCACAATCAAATAAACGACGTCCACCACTCTCGAAAGCCAAAATCAAAAACAAGACCAATCTGCATATGCCTCGCATTAACAGGCCTAATCCTCCTCTTAATAATCATAATCATAGTCATCCTAGCCTTCACAGTTTTCAAACCCAAGCGTCCCACAACTACCATAAACTCACTAACTCTCCaagctttcaacttcaaactaaaCCCTCTCCCTCTGGAGATCCACCTCAACGTCACTCTCGACGTAAACATCCTCGTCAAGAACCCCAACAAAGTGGCCTTCAGGTACACCAACACGTCCGCGTCTCTTAAGTTCAAAGACCAGGTCATTGGAAATGTTCCCATTCCGCCTGGCAAGATAAAGCGCGATGGCTCCACTCCTCTGAACCTCACGCTCACCGTAATGGCTGATCGGCTGCTCGCTGATCCTGATTTGTACTCGGTGCTGCTCGGATCAGGGAGCCTGCCGCTGTCCACGAGTACAAGAATCAAAGGGAGGGTGAGGATACTGAAGCTGTTTAATGTACATGTTGTGTCGGATAGCGCGTGTGATCTTAAGATTAGTGTTCAGAGCAGGAGCATTGAGCAGCAGACATGTCAGTACAAAACCAAAGTATAG